aataaataccaTCATTTTCCACCCgtcctttcttttttattggtgATTGATGTGGATGCGGTTCGACTTCATTAGGCTGTGGTGCAGTTTCATCAATTAGTGTATTGTCCGGAAGACATTGGGAATCATTAGTTGATTgattttgtctttctttcccTATGAAGCAACAAATACCACAACCTAACTTATTAAGttctaaataaatatcttaggaaatttagaataattcaattaagaataacattaaaaatttaagaagaaaataatatcaaaccAGTGCATTCAATACGACCTAAACCATCATgactttgattttctatttctttctctgtgaagcaacaaaaaataaaaattaaaaacttaatagatctagaatcattcaattaaaaaatagaattaaagtttCATAGGAAACCAATTTCAAACCTGTGCATCCAATACTAACTGACTCATCATAACCATGATCTCCCATTTCTTTTCCTGTGaagcaacaaaaaacaaaatgaaaaaacctaatggattccaaataaatatcttaaatggcctataatcattcaattaattagtaaaattaaataCTTAAGAAGAAAACAATTTCAAACATGTGCGTCTAATACAAACTAATAATAtcctatttctttttatgtgaagcaagaaaaaaaacaaaatttaaggaCCTAATAATATCTTCAAAGATCTAAAATCAACTAAGAAGTAGTATCTCCAAACCTGGTCCTTCAATATGTTTTGGTAACTTGAAGGGAACTGGGCGTGTTGACTTATCCTCGTACACAAAGATATGAATGTTCATTTCATTATGACTTCCTTGAAACATTTGAAGCAAATCAGCATCACCTGTAACCCGCATCTCATCCCCATACATGATGTGCATCCCAACAGTATATATATCTAGTTGTTTTGAGCATGTCTCTAGCATGTCCATGTAAGTGTACTTGTCTGGGTCAACTTCtttttctaattctattttgCTATTCTCAAAGTAGAAAAGCAAATTGTGCAGCAACATGTTACCTATCACAAAACTCTTtgcttagataaaaaaaaatgctattaattgaacaaattcaagggCCAAAAAGCATACAGTAATACAAACCTGGGTTCCCCAACACCAACCCTTTTGTTGCCTCAAAAACAAAACGTTACGAACTTTTACtagctcatttttcatttttcttttcgatCGGGACTTTTGATCCTCTATTAGAAGAACATGTTGGCCTTGAAGTTGACAAACCCCTTACCTTTCCTCTAAGTAAAGTACTTGGAGGTATGAAGACATGTTTACCAGTCTTTGAGCCTTCCTtatcttttgtttctttcataTTACTACAaagcacaaccaaaataaattagtaacatataacaaaataaacatgcatGCACAATAAAAACTAGGTATGCGCAATATATGCATGCACATATAAAAGTAAAtgcaaaagagataaaattcAATACCTtagtttctttcctttcttttctttgaataaatagtTGTGTTAACAACCATTGGGTCCATGTCTTTCCTTGTCCAATGCACATTATCACCTATATCCATTGAGCTGGAAGCTTGAAATTCAGGTGGGATTGATGCATTTTGAGGATTGATTTCAAATGTTTGATTTGCATCATCAATGTCATCATCCTTTTGAAATGGGAAATTATATAAATCACGAGGTTGTGTTTTTGTAACTACATGCCATCCTTTGATGTAGTTGTCATCCATATAAAATACTTGGGATGCTTGATTGGCTAATACGAAGTGATCATTACCTTCCAAAAATCGACATGGGTTAATCGATACGAATCCATATTTATCGACCTTGATGCCTTTATTTGTATCATGAACATCAAACCATTTGCATCGAAATAGTACTACTCTATTGTTATCAAGatattgtaactcaattacttCGGTCAAAATGCCATAGTAGTCTATTTCATCCTTCCCATTTCCCACATCACCAAGTACAACTACTCCACTATTTTGTGTcgttaattttttatcatagtGTTCCACATGAAACCTATACCCATTGACAATGTAACCATTGTAAAATGCCACATTTTTTAATGGCCCACGGGACAATGACAACATGCTCTCATCTATGCTGCTCTGATCTTGACTATGTAATCTTGCAACCtacaaatcaattattttaagTGAATTCACATATACTAAAATAAAGCATAAAAAGAATCACAATACACTTACCCTAAACTTGAAccatttagtaaaatttatattcCACTCTTGCTTGGATAGTTGTAAGGTTGTGACTGATTGAATTCTAGAATACTCTCTGTAGATATAAAATAGTTATTATAgagtataacaaaattaaaagaaagtgaCATTAAGATTAAAGTTGGATCTTACTCAATAAATGGCTGAACTTTGCTGCAATTccttagaatatatatatgtgcttcaATCCACTCATTGTTTTCTAGATCACGGGTAATTCCAGCTCCCAAAAGTCTCCCACGTTGGTTGAACACAAGTGAACCTCCATTGTGCACATCACCCTCGTAATTTCTATCAAGCCTGTTAAACTTTGTCTCTATGCTATGCAAGTACCTTGAACAAAGCATCATGCACTCACTAGCAATGTATCCTTCAGCAATTGAGCCTTCTAGGTGCGTTTTATTACGGACAAACGATTTCAAATTGTACAAATATCTCTCCATGGGGTACATCCATCGATACTGTATGGGCCCACCAACCTTAACCTCATTTGGCAAATGTATCGACAAGTGCTCcattacattaaaaaaagatGGAGGAAAGATCATTTCTAACTTGCAAAGAGTGACAAAAATTTGAGATTCAATTTGCTCTATTTCTTTTACCCTTAATGCCTTACCACTCaatatcttgaaaaacaaagacaatTCAGTGAGTGCCTCACATACATCATTAGGAACGATGCCACGTAATGCAATAGGAAGTATATGCTGAataagaacatgacaatcatggctCTTCAAATCGATAATTTTGTGGTCTTTGAGGTTAACACATTGAGATATGTTGGATGAAAATCCATCAGGaacccttaatttttttaaaaatataaggaatGCATCCTTTTCCTTTGGAGACAAAACATAACTTGCAAGTGGTAACAAAACTTTGTCCCCTTGTACAATTGGGTGTAGCTCTGGTCGTATGCCCATTGATTTTAAGTCAAGCCGAGACTTTAAATTGTCTTTAGTCTTTCCCTTAACATTCATGATAGTTCCAAGAATGTTATCACATATATTCTTCTCAATGTGCATCACATCCAAATTATGTCGTAGCAAAAGTGTACTCCAATATGGAAGCTTGAAGAATATACTCTTTTTGTTCCAATTATCTCCCCTATTTTCATGATTTATCTTGGTCTTCAATTGACGAGATTTAGTTAAAGTAATCCCTTCAAGATCTTGCACTTGCTTCAGAACATCTACACCAGAAAGTAAGTTTGGAGCGACCCCTCTTTCCCTTGTACCATCAAATGAAACCCTATTATTTCTCCATTTGTGATTCATAGGCAAATAACGTCGATGACCCATATAACATTGTTTCCCACCGTTAGTAAGTCTTGTCGAAAAAGTATTCTTGTTACAACAAGGACATGCTAATTTTCCTTTTGTACTCCATCCAGATAAAATCCCATAAGCAGGGAAGTCATTGATCGTCCACATCAAAGCTACATGCATCGTAAAATTTTGA
The Diospyros lotus cultivar Yz01 chromosome 12, ASM1463336v1, whole genome shotgun sequence DNA segment above includes these coding regions:
- the LOC127787497 gene encoding uncharacterized protein LOC127787497, with the translated sequence MALSKEWMNLVNDRLNEAYQIGVQKFLDYALKKLGAKNKIRCPCTKCCNTDLGTRESIEAHLMIHGISEGYTFWYHHGELNNEPQSESEDEENEILQYDTSAPDDSDDEIQQFINDLYPQFKGLDENNEDVEFPNTQNLPEMEPNNGAKQFYKLIDDLEQPIYPGSLVSRLSAILKLLHIKSLGRWSNKSFTMLLQLLKELLPEGSFLPDSYYNAKKVLHDIGLSYEKYDSCVNDCMLYWKTDNGCDCCKVCGASRWKKDYRNGEFKMKTNGKKIPIKTLRYFPLKPRLQRLFMSSKSASSMRWHFDKRVDDGVIRHPTDSMAWKDFDKVHPNFSSEPRNVRLGLASDGFQPFSNSRTPYSIWPVVLIPYNVEPWVCMKPSNFLLSMLIPGLDGPGDAIDTYLQPLIDELNELWELGVETFDVSTRQNFTMHVALMWTINDFPAYGILSGWSTKGKLACPCCNKNTFSTRLTNGGKQCYMGHRRYLPMNHKWRNNRVSFDGTRERGVAPNLLSGVDVLKQVQDLEGITLTKSRQLKTKINHENRGDNWNKKSIFFKLPYWSTLLLRHNLDVMHIEKNICDNILGTIMNVKGKTKDNLKSRLDLKSMGIRPELHPIVQGDKVLLPLASYVLSPKEKDAFLIFLKKLRVPDGFSSNISQCVNLKDHKIIDLKSHDCHVLIQHILPIALRGIVPNDVCEALTELSLFFKILSGKALRVKEIEQIESQIFVTLCKLEMIFPPSFFNVMEHLSIHLPNEVKVGGPIQYRWMYPMERYLYNLKSFVRNKTHLEGSIAEGYIASECMMLCSRYLHSIETKFNRLDRNYEGDVHNGGSLVFNQRGRLLGAGITRDLENNEWIEAHIYILRNCSKVQPFIE